The Aedes albopictus strain Foshan chromosome 1, AalbF5, whole genome shotgun sequence genomic interval tttttgagctgttccagtttagctcagttttgtgtgaatcttactcattttagagtaactttttcttagcgtgtaggtaGATATcttatgcacacaaccattaggtagacactacagtaccttttaattccgccctatgttgcttatcctttgacagatacgcgtattttgactaccacttgaaatcttcctcagtgtccgtTATCcacaaaggtacgaaactgattacactcattcgaagagggtattctgtttagatggttcaaaaagtcggtacaagaacgaaACTGGGCTTTAGAGTTCTTGAACGCTTCGGCAGGGGGTTTCTGAGGCGTTTCAGAGAGGCTTAAAGGGGTTCAGAGCGTTGAATTGGCCCTTAAACCCCTGAAACGCGTCTGAAAAGGTTTCAAAGGCATATTACAAGGTGTCTACTATCTAGAAAAACGTGGGAaagcctggaatactcaggggaattttactccgataaaaaaaaataaaacattgggtcgaatgaataaaaacctgagcaggaacgaataactaacacataactgcagcatatataccaaagtcaggtataacttattttggtattttgtaggtattgataaaatacctcaatgagttattcgtttggtgttgaggactgcttgaggtattattcaatttttGTAAAATCGCTATATGTAAGGAAAAAATCGTCGATTTTTATTTAGGTAAATAAATGCAATACCTGGTGTCAtgattcacgtgttatgcacagaatatacaccagcCATTATTTTAGGTAtattacctcttatgcagggcttctcaaTACCTCATTGAGGTTGTAGGTATTtgattttccatacctgagtatgGTATTCTTCAGCTGTTTTCTTCTGTTCGGGAAGTAGTGATCGTACTACTTGTAGATCTACACAAAAGAAAGAAGGGTCCATAGAGATTACAGAATTGTTggtatgaaaaaaaaacgttttcgaGCATTCTTTTCATGAATATAAGCTTTTACTATGTTTGTGGTAAGAATACACTGACAAAACAAGTATTTTTCCCGTAATGCTGCAGAGTGCTGGTTCTTACCGATAGCTTATGGTTCCAAAAAAACGTTATCCTCTGAATGATTAATCGCAAAGCAACTTAAATCAAGAAGGGATTTTTGAGAGCTCTGGATAATCGTGGATCACAAGGAGGGCTCCCAGATCTAGCAAATATTTTCGACAAGCCGACGAATTTGTTAAGATGCTGCAAATTCCACGTGGACGTGGATGAACCTGGTAgttaaaatccatttttttttccagaaattccgttagggtttctttctggaacttcgttagaaatacctcctggaatgcctcccaaaatacggctaataacaagacagatatctaccctcttgctccatatagtCTGGGAActtcaagcacactagcgccacgaacgactaAAGGGAACAACATTATGAATAAATGTGCGTGAGATGCTACATCTTCCGTGtgcgtatttgcatgtacacgcacacaatcatgttttaatgttcctgtgaatcgttgagggcgtttcaaccttgTAGCCTGCGACAGGAtgagagctgtctgtcttgtttttagccgtcttcgcttttatgcattttttccaggactcctgaattctcctggattttttaacGAGGGTGCTACAGAATTTCTTCCCGATATTGCTCCCAAAGCCCCTCGTGGGATTTTCCCCGGAGTTTATCCCGAATtctctttaagaatttctatCGGAGTAAATcatagaatttctcctagaatttctctcgggattcctcttggagattCTTCACTATTCCTGCCGGTGTTCTTCTTGGGACATCTCCAGAACATCTTCCCCGAATTAAtctcagagttgctaaaggagtttttcctgggatttctgcaaaaTCCACGGAATAACTTACGAAATTCCTtataaaaaattctggagaaatattcgaaagAATTCTAGTGAAATCTTGCGATAAACTCCGCAAAgttttattggagaaatctcgaccgaaaaaacttgagaaaaaataagacatctcgaaaaaaagtTCTAATACTAATCCCGAGAGGAAATACTATGGACATTCAACAAGGAACTCCGAAAACCCTATGGAATCCTGGGAGCACCTACTGACGAAATTCCGTGAGGAAAaccaagagaaatatcggaaaactatcggtaaaaatctcgAGATATACTGTAGGATAGTTATCCCGTAAGACCACTAAATGACATTCGTgaaagaactttgaatacttttggatggatcttcaggaggaatccagcgagaaactcagGAAGCatatcgaaaaccttctggaagaaatatcgggaggtacTCCAACAGATATCTCGTGTAAAACTTATACGgaaggaactctggtagaaatcagGTAgctctcagaaatcttgaaaaaaacttgaaaaaaaaaatgggagctATCAAACAGTTGACAGCTGGACCAAAAAATTACATATCTTTTATATAAAATATTACACTCACCTCTACTCTTGGACAGTCGCTTTCATAGTTCTGACACAATGGCGGTACGCGTGTGTTAccctttattcggcaaacttttagataaaattacaaggtaaaagtcctcTATACACTGTTTTTTTAATAGCATGCTTCTCAGCTGATAAAATTACAagtaagtgttcccatccctggtaccAACGTTGGCCTTAGATTCGGTTATTTTGCATTCATAACGAGTTCCTATATTTGCCCTCTCCCGCCTACGTCACACTGTTTGTATGGaacttaaaaaatatatatacaaaTTATAAACGTCGAAGTATTTACAGAAACCTTGTAAAACCAAAAGATCCCAGCAAGGCAATCAGTGGGTTGAACAAACAAACCAAATAACAGTCTTTGACGCGATCATGATGACCGAATGCAATGGTTATCAGTCAATAAACATTAATGAACCAACTAATGACGTCAAAGTAGATTTCAATTTCATCACGCAGTTCATTCAAAGTTTGACGAATTTGAACCAACCTGTAGTACGTAGTACTACAAGTGTAAGGTACACTGGAGGGCAAGTGAAAAGGGCAATATAAGATAAAACAAGTTTACGTGATGTGTTTAGCCGTTTGAGCTGAAACTTACATAGATTGTTCTTCTAGTCTTGGCTAGCCTAGGTTTCGTTCTTCGAAAGAAacttggaaaatgatagaatagcctacttctatcattttttctTGTTAGTATTACATAATACTTGTAGCACATCGTAGATGTATTACAAGCATTGAAACCGCCAAGCTTACTGTGCAGCGTTTCAAATAAACTTTAAgagattgcatttttttttccagaagccaattttttgtttagtgtaCCGTtgaatttttgttttcatatatCGCGGTCTAATAGATGTATTGAATGCCTTAAGAAGCACTACGTATTAACGCAGAAATTACCAAGTTATTTAATACATCTTCAATTCGAAGTCTTACCGGCTTATCATCAATCGGTATTGTTGATAATCCTTGCCCTAGAAATCTCTCCCTATATACCTTCCGTAGTATCAATTCTATCTCTTCTTATACGAATGCTGAGCGCTTAGTTTGCGTGGAAGCACGTTTCTACTCGCCCGACATGTGCGATAATGAAAAAGGCTCGCGCATAGCGTCCGCGTGATGGGGTCGTGATACAGCAACTATAGGTATAGTGGTGTCCAGCCCAGCCGAGCCGGTTGATTTGTTTTCGTAAACAAGCTTTTAAGCGTCATCCCCGCATATCAGTGCGATTGTGTTTATTTTAGGATTCAGTCCATTGGCTTAGCACGTGCTTCAGAGGAAGTTATAGTTAAGGGTGTTAAGAATGTTTGGCCCGCTACCTAGTTAGAGTCCGATTAAACCTGTTCGGGTTAAGTGTGGGTGCTGCGCAAAATGTCCTCCTAACTTGTGGTACTGGAAACATCCAGCTAAACTGCTTTACATTTcacgtggaaaattttctggtggctatatttagatatttatgtgatgtCTTTTTAAAtcatgaaaattcaaaagcaatgaaatgtagggtcttgtaccatttgggcaggtgtacctattttgggcccttgccgctataactaagttaatttcaaaccgattgatttgaaattttgtattgaGTTAGGCACGtatagtatctaactctgtacaaaaattcaaatcaatcggtttgaaattgacttagttatagcggcaagtgcccaaaatagttacacctgcccaaatggtacaataccctaattGGGGTATCTTACTGAtaagaaaaaaatccggggtatGCTGGACCGAATACATAAATATTTTGTTCAACTCGATATAAAATTTTCGAaagattcttcttctttttggcgtggCGTTCTCACTGGTTAGTGTTCTATGGACTCGAAATGTTGAGGTTTCTGTACCGATAAATCCGGCCCTGACAATAAGGTTGAGAAACTGCCGGGCcgcctaccgtctacccccgttggtttgaacgacacctcatgcaaatcaacggggttcatttttaatttgaacttctagtaaccctgtgggcatcgaaaaacacactgatggtaaccctttttgctgttttgttttgattctgcgtttcgtttcaccccgttccatgagcagaatgacgttttaaccatttttagtttgaacgatgtgcagattagagggggtcaaattaaaaagtgttcagattagatgaggtcaaaccaacgggggtagacggtactcccCAATCAATATGTACAtatattcggaaattcttcattcTAAAACCAAATATGTTTTTCTCATGTATCCTTTCCAGTGGGTCACTGTCATCCCAAAGTGGTAGAAGCCGGTTCCCGCCAGATTGCTACTCTGTCGACCAACAATCGCTTTCTGCATGATGAACTGGTAAAGTGCGCGCAAACGTTAACCGACAAAATGCCGGGGAATTTGTCGGTGTGCTACTTTGTCAATTCGGGTTCCGAGGCTAACGATTTGGCTCTGCGGTTGGCGCGCCAACACACCAAGCGCCACGAGGTCATCACCCTGGACCAGTAAGTATGCAAAACTTTATAAAAGGAACAATTcgttcaataggaggcaatcagtgaagtactagattgaaagtagtgagctggatttttgtatggtgagatgatcgattctccatttctgcaatgaaatggtgcaaacagcgtgggttatatgatttcttgcctaatttgatgctgtttgagcaaaagtttgggtaactgtgttgttgaagttgcaagaaacaaataatacaacaacaaagatacccaaacttttgctcaaccagcatcaaattaggcaagaaatcatataacccacgctgtttgcaccatttcattgcagaaatggagaatcgatcatctcaccatacaaaaatccagctcactactttcaatctagtacttcactgattgcctcctattggtgAAAACATCAAgatttcgaatatttttattTTGCGCATTTTCCTAAGAATCGTACTGAGTCTTTCATAAATCTATAAAAAGCTAGTTTTATGTTACGTTACAATCTCCAATCCCGAGACTCCAATCTTATAAACGATGTCCATTGTCCACGTTTTGAAGATTGCTCTTTCAAGTGACGGACTATGATCTAACTATATATAATCTGTATCTATTTATACAGTGCTTATCACGGACATGTGTCTGCGGTGATGGAAATTTCCCCTTATAAATTCAATCAACCCGGGGGTGATCCGAAGCCAGAGTTTGTGCACGTAGTAAGTATCTGCGGCTAAGGTAGCAATCGCATATAAATTCCATCCTTCAACCATCGTTATCACTATCAATCGTATCGTGCAAATTGATGGCATCATGACACCAAACTAATTCTTGCGCGCGCGCGCCATCCAACCGCGTCCGCATACGCCTAAGAAACCTATGAAATGCTTCCGTTTTCCTCAAGGCACCTTGCCCGGATGTCTATCGGGGAAAGCACCGCGATTGCGACTATCCCGAGGGAACCGACATGGGTCAGTTGTACGCCGATGAGGTCGCTCGGCTCGTTGAGGGCAGCCGTACCGGAGTCGCGGCCTTCATCGCCGAAAGCTTGCAGAGCTGTGGCGGACAAATCATTCCACCGAAGGATTACTTCAAGAAGGTCTACAAGTAAGTATTTTTAATCTCGCTCTTTAATATGAATTCTGTTTAAAATTCAATTCAATGTCTAGCAATCAGCCcctcccaacaaacattatcactgtacaacagatgaataaaccGCTATTAAGccataattttgaaaattttggctgaataagctgttattaagttgtcatTGTTACTTGCCTCTCCTCAAACTGGAAATTCTACACTTGTTATTAGGCTTGGTCAACCTGGTCGATTTTTTCGAAGAAAGATTTCCCTTTAGCGTACAAagcaattgtgcaaaatttgggtgcgattagttgaattagaatataCGGATCCCTGAGTGGAGGTCAGCCTGTATTATTTTAtgttatactagctgtacccggcaaactttgtcttgcctactgcgttttttgacgtttcaagtcccaagccaagtccaagtccccgtacaaaatgtatggaaacccgattttcaaaaactctccatttttgcaagttttttggcttataaaccttccttgggtgaaaactaacagaacaaaactcagacgacccgaatcagaccatccgttcgcaagttatgcgcggtcccacgtatgccactgcatttttatatatatagataacacaaatattttttttaggataaTCCGTGATGCTGGTGGCGTAACTATCGCCGACGAGGTACAAGTCGGCTTTGGTCGTATCGGAACTCACTATTGGGCATTTGAGCCCCATGATGTTATTCCCGACATTGTGACCGTTGCGAAACCGATGGGTAATGGGCACCCGGTCGGCGCCGTCGTCACTACGCCAGAAATTGCAGAAAGCTTCGCTTCCACTGGGGTGTGCTATTTCAACACGGTAAGCAAAACTCGATACATACATATATATTGTAAAACTGAAATTAGTTGGATAATTAACTGTCATAAAATAATACTTTGTTTTATTTCGTTAGTACGGCGGAAACCCGGTATCTTGCGCCATTGCCAACGCCGTGATGAACGTTATCGAAGAAGAGAACCTACAAGAAAATGCCCTCACCGTGGGAAAATACCTGCTGGAGCAGTGTCGTTCGTTGCGCTACGAATACGATATCGTTGGCGACGTTCGAGGAACGGGATTATTCGTCGGAATCGAACTAGTGTCCAATCGCAAAGAGAGGACACCGGCCACCAAGATGGCCAAGGCCGTCGTAGACAGGATGAAGAATACGCACAAAATCCTTGTGAGTAGCGATGGTCCCAACGATAACGTGATTAAGCTAAAGCCTCCCATGGTGTTCAACGCTGAGAATGCTGACGAGTTTTTGTATGGTTTCCGCGAATGCTTGACGTATTTGGAAAACCTAGAAA includes:
- the LOC109422780 gene encoding alanine--glyoxylate aminotransferase 2-like yields the protein MQNVVDCKEHMPKADTIRLRNKHIGKSCQLFYKTDPLKIVRGQGQYMYDEEGSRYLDCINNVAHVGHCHPKVVEAGSRQIATLSTNNRFLHDELVKCAQTLTDKMPGNLSVCYFVNSGSEANDLALRLARQHTKRHEVITLDHAYHGHVSAVMEISPYKFNQPGGDPKPEFVHVAPCPDVYRGKHRDCDYPEGTDMGQLYADEVARLVEGSRTGVAAFIAESLQSCGGQIIPPKDYFKKVYKIIRDAGGVTIADEVQVGFGRIGTHYWAFEPHDVIPDIVTVAKPMGNGHPVGAVVTTPEIAESFASTGVCYFNTYGGNPVSCAIANAVMNVIEEENLQENALTVGKYLLEQCRSLRYEYDIVGDVRGTGLFVGIELVSNRKERTPATKMAKAVVDRMKNTHKILVSSDGPNDNVIKLKPPMVFNAENADEFLYGFRECLTYLENLEKAQQTGSVEARSVVTIPVPATGGLCSLANSTISEKREKLIKSV